A stretch of the Desulfobacter sp. genome encodes the following:
- a CDS encoding ISAs1 family transposase — protein sequence MDGQISHEKRYYISSLDSDPNIFSNAVRRHWGIENSVHWVLDIAFREDESRVRKGNSPENFAAIRHIALNLLRNNKTFKGSVKTKSPL from the coding sequence ATGGACGGCCAGATCAGTCATGAAAAGCGATATTATATATCGAGCCTGGATAGCGACCCCAATATTTTTAGTAATGCTGTCAGGAGGCATTGGGGAATTGAAAATTCAGTGCATTGGGTATTGGATATTGCGTTCCGTGAAGACGAAAGCAGAGTCAGAAAGGGGAACTCTCCTGAGAATTTTGCAGCGATTCGGCACATTGCATTAAATTTATTACGGAACAATAAGACATTTAAAGGGAGTGTAAAAACCAAAAGCCCTCTGTAA
- a CDS encoding ISAs1 family transposase — translation MNEKKSLETFFDNIQDPIHHNKLHNLIDVVIIAICAVVAGADTYEQIENFGKKKKRWLSKFLSLPHGIPSHETFGRIFERMNPNEFQSSFMHWVQSVAKMTKGQVIAIDGKTLRRSHDTSNDKKAIHMISAWASSNKVVLGQLKTEEKSNEITAIPNLLKLLDISGCIITIDAMGTQKKIAETIINKGCDYVLALKENHKTLHDEAVLFFNKMEEMKNQGYQFNEQTSVDGGHGRVETRRAVITSDIDWFEDKKSWKGLKSIGMIESTPVMSG, via the coding sequence ATGAACGAAAAAAAATCTCTTGAAACTTTTTTTGACAATATTCAGGACCCCATACACCACAATAAGCTTCATAATTTAATTGATGTCGTCATCATCGCAATTTGTGCGGTAGTTGCTGGCGCAGACACTTATGAGCAAATTGAAAACTTTGGCAAAAAGAAAAAAAGGTGGTTGTCAAAATTTCTAAGCCTTCCCCATGGGATACCCTCCCATGAGACCTTTGGCAGAATTTTTGAAAGGATGAACCCGAATGAATTTCAGAGCAGTTTTATGCACTGGGTTCAGTCGGTTGCAAAGATGACCAAAGGTCAAGTCATTGCAATCGACGGCAAAACTCTAAGGCGTTCACACGATACCTCCAATGATAAGAAAGCCATTCATATGATCAGTGCGTGGGCTTCGTCTAATAAAGTGGTTTTAGGGCAATTAAAAACCGAAGAAAAATCAAATGAAATTACGGCCATTCCAAATCTTTTAAAACTTTTAGATATCTCGGGCTGCATTATAACCATTGATGCCATGGGCACTCAAAAGAAAATCGCTGAAACCATAATAAACAAAGGGTGTGACTATGTCCTTGCCCTGAAAGAAAATCATAAAACCTTGCATGATGAAGCGGTACTTTTTTTCAATAAAATGGAAGAAATGAAAAATCAGGGGTACCAGTTTAATGAACAGACCAGTGTTGACGGAGGGCACGGTCGAGTCGAAACGCGCAGGGCTGTGATAACCTCTGATATTGATTGGTTTGAAGATAAAAAAAGTTGGAAAGGTTTGAAAAGTATTGGAATGATTGAATCCACCCCAGTGATGTCCGGTTAG